TTATCCCATGAGTGATCTGTGGCGGCGCTGCCTGGCGCACCTCGAAAGCGAACTCGGCGCCGAGGAGCTGCATACCTGGCTGATGCCGCTGCAGGCGCGCGAGGAAGGCTCGGCGCTCATTCTTTACGCGCCCAATCCGTACACCCTGGATACGGTGCGCAACCGTTATCTCGCGCGCATCGGCACGTTGCTCGAACAGCTCGACGGCCACGCGCACGAGCTTCGCCTGGAAGTCGGCTCGAGCGCAAAGCGTCCGGGCAAGGCCGCGGCAACGCCGCGCCCGTCTGCCGCCGGCGAGGCGCCCGCCGCCAGTCACGTGCACAACCTCGATGCGCACTACACCTTCGACACCTTCGTCGAGGGCAAGTCCAACCAGCTCGGCAAGGCGGCCGCCATGCAGGTGGCGATGAATCCGGGGCGGGCGTACAACCCGCTGCTGCTCTACGGCGGCACCGGCCTGGGCAAGACGCATCTGATGCACGCGGCAGGCAACCTGATGCGCGAACGCGACCCGGACTGCAAGGTCCTCTACCTGCGCTCGGAACAGTTCGTCGGCTCGATGATCGAGGCCCTGCGCACCAAGAGCATGGACGAATTCAAGCGCCGCTTCCGCTCGGTGGATGCGCTACTGATCGACGACATCCAGTTCTTCGCCGGCAAGGACACCACCCAGGAGGAGTTCTTCCACACCTTCAATGCGCTGTTCGAGGCCAAGCAGCAGATCATCCTGACCTGCGACCGCTATCCGAAGGAAGTGGACAAGCT
The DNA window shown above is from Aerosticca soli and carries:
- the dnaA gene encoding chromosomal replication initiator protein DnaA, producing MSDLWRRCLAHLESELGAEELHTWLMPLQAREEGSALILYAPNPYTLDTVRNRYLARIGTLLEQLDGHAHELRLEVGSSAKRPGKAAATPRPSAAGEAPAASHVHNLDAHYTFDTFVEGKSNQLGKAAAMQVAMNPGRAYNPLLLYGGTGLGKTHLMHAAGNLMRERDPDCKVLYLRSEQFVGSMIEALRTKSMDEFKRRFRSVDALLIDDIQFFAGKDTTQEEFFHTFNALFEAKQQIILTCDRYPKEVDKLEPRLKSRLGWGLSVAIEPPDFETRAAILLAKAQEKGVAIGEDVAMLLAKRIRSNVRDLEGALNTLAARANFYGKPITVAFAEETLRDLLATHAQAVTVPNIQKTVADYYQVRLQDLLSKRRVRSLARPRQIAMALSKELTEHSLPEIGEAFGGRDHTTVLHACRTIKKLREADPRMRQDWEQFIRILTG